In Sphingopyxis macrogoltabida, the sequence ACTGACCGCCGAAGAGGCGGCCTATATCCTGACCGACAGCGGTTCGCGGCTGCTCGTCACCCACGCCGATGTCCCTGCTGCTGTCGCGTTTGTCCGGGATCGCGCGTCGCTTGCGCAAGGCGTCGAGGCGATTTTCGACATCGGTGCCGATCTTGAGGGAGTTCCATCCTGGCATGCCGCTCTGGCGGAGCAACCCGCCGAAAGGATTGCCGACGAGACCGCCGGCTATCACCTTGTCTATTCGTCGGGAACGACCGGACGGCCGAAGGGGATTCGCCTGCCGCTCAGCGGCGAAGCCGCCGACGCCCCGCATATGCTCGCCGAGCGGATTTCGGGGCGCTACGGCGTCGGCGAAGCGAGCGTGCTCCTGTCGCCGGCGCCGCTCTATCACACCGCCCCGCTCGTCTATGGCATGGCCGCGCATCGGCTCGGGGCAACGCTGGTGGTGATGGAGCACTTCGATGCCGAGGCGGTGCTGCGCCTGATCGAGCGTCACCGTGTGACCTTCATGCAGATGGTGCCGACGATGTTCGTGCGGCTGCTCGCGCTCCCCGACGATATACGCGGACGTTACGATCTCTCCTCGCTCGAAAAGATCGTTCATGCTGCGGCGCCATGTCCGGTCGAGATCAAGCGGCGGATGATCGAATGGCTCGGCCCGATCGTCTATGAATATTACGGCGGATCGGAGGGGAACGGATCGACCTTCATCACGCCGCAGGAATGGCTTGATCGTCCGGGGTCAGTGGGCCGCGCCGATTGGGGAACGCTGCATATCTGCGACGAAGAGGGGGGCGAGGTGCCTGCCGGAAACGACGGCCTCGTCTATTTCGAGGGCGGTTGGGACTTCCAGTATCTGAACGACCCCGCCAAGACGCGTGACGCGCGCCATCCCGCGCATCCCGGCTGGAGCACGCTCGGCGACATCGGCCATGTCGACGACGACGGCTATCTCTATCTGACCGATCGCAAGAGCTTCATGATCATCTCGGGCGGCGTGAACATCTATCCGCAGGAAGCCGAAAATCTGCTGATCCTGCATCCCGAGGTCGCCGATGCCGCGGTGATCGGCGTGCCGCACCCCGAGATGGGCGAAGCGGTGAAGGCGGTGGTGCAACCGAAATCATGGGACGACGCCGGTCCCGAACTGGCATCGCGGCTCATCGAATATTGCCGGGCGCATCTCAGCCACCTCAAATGCCCGCGTTCGGTCGACTTCGACCCGGCACTGCCCCGGCATGAGACGGGCAAGCTCTACAAGCAGGAAATCCGGGCGCGACACTGGCCGAAGGCGTGATCGGCCAACACGCATTCATTCGCTATCGGCAAGGAACTTCCGGCTCGCCATCGCGAACAGGATCGCGGCCGGTGCGAGTACGACAGCCATGATCATCAGCGCATAGCGGAGGCTCTGGATGCCGAAGCTCGGCGCGAGGAGATCGCTGATCCAGCCGGTCGCGAGCGGTCCGAGCGTCAGCCCGATGGCGTTGATCGACGCCATGACAATGGCCGAAGCGGTCGCGCGGCGGGTCGGACCGCAAATATGCTGCACAGATGCGAAGACTGCCGGAAGAGCGGCGAATAGGAGCGCCATCAACACCCCGGCCCAAAAGAGGAATCCGGCGAGCGACTGCGAACCGAACGCCAGCCAGGCGACGGGCATGGCGATGACATAGCTGCCCGCCGGCCACCAGACGAGCCAGCGCGGATCGCGCCGGGTGAGCCGGTCGCAGACGATGCCGCCGATGATCGAACCGATGATCGTCCCGATTCCGCTACTGATGCCATAGGTCGTTCCCGCCACCGCGACGTCGAGTTGCATGACCCGCATCAGATAGGCCGGAATGAAGATGATCGGCCCATAGGCGAAGAGCGAATAGATGGTGAAGCCGGTGATGATGAACCGGAACGACGGCTTTTTCACCAGTGCCGAAGCTTCCTGCCGGAAGGCCGGGCGCGGCCCGGACAGACTTTCGTCGCGAAGGCGCGGCGGTTCGCGCAGGATGAGCGCGGCGAGCACGGCGATCGGCAGCGAGGCCGCCCCCATCACGATGAACGCCATGCGCCAGCCATGGCTGTGGGCCAGCCAGCCGCCGGCAACGAGCGCCACCGTGCCGCCGAAGGTGACGGCAGAGGATAGCACCGCGAAAGCCTTGGCCCGGGCGTCCGGCGGGAAATAGTCGGCGACCAGCGCGTGGCTGACCGGCACGGCGCCGCCTTCGCCAATGCCGACGCCCATCCGGGCAACGAACAGGAAGACGAGCGAGGTCGCGAAACCGCAAAGAACCGTCATCACGGTCCACAGCATGAAGGCGACGATCAGCCAGAGCTTGCGATTGCCATGATCGGCCGCGCGCGCGAAGGGGATGCAGGACAGGGCGTAGCAGAGGGCAAACGGTGCTCCGCCAAGCGCGCCGAGCATGCGGTCGGACAAACCATATTCCAGCCGGATATGCTCGAGCACGACGGGCAGGAGCTGCCGGTCGGCATAGCTTGCCACCGCGATGAGAAACAGGACGATGAGGAAGAGCCAGCGCTGCTTTTCGGTAAACTGGTTCCACGGCTGAAACTCGGTCGTCGCGCCCGTCATGATCGCCTGTCCTCCCCGATGAACCGGTTGGCGATCGAACGCCCTGCATTGCTAAGGGCAAGGTTTGCCGGTTCTCTTCGCTATCCAATAGAGAGGCGTTTGGCGTGCGGGGACAACTCAGTAATCCTCGCCCAATGGCGCAAATATTCTGATTCTGGACACAAGGGGCGCCTCGCTTATCCTGAATGCAGCAATGCCTGTCCGGACATCGCAACCATCGCGGAACGGTCGGACCTGCCCGAACGACAAAAAATAGTCGAATTTATACTGCGAGAGGAATGAATATGGCCACGGCGGATCAAACAACCATAGCTTCGCTGGCGGACATTCCGCAGCTCGCCGAGGCGATCCTGTGCGACATGTTGTTTCCTTCGCCGCCGACCGATGTGGAAGAGGAATTGCTGGCGCGCCGCCAGACCGGATATTCCTATACGTCGCTGACGCTGGCGCAGGACAATGAAGCCGCTCCGTCGCAGGTCTATGCCACGCTCGCCAAAATGCGGCATTCGCTCAGCCTTCATCCCGACGACTTCATCGTGGTCGATAGCGTCGACGATATTCGCGAGGCGAAGCGCACCGGCAAGATCGGCGTCGGCTTCCACTTTCAGGGCAGCGAGGCCGTCGGCCGCGACCTCGCCAACGTCGGCGCCTATTACAAACTCGGCGTCCGCTGGATGCTGATGGCGTATAACTTCCAGAACAATGTCGGCACGGGCTGTATCGAGGCGCAGAAGAACGACGGCGGCCTGTCGGCCTTCGGCCGCGACCTCGTCGCCGAAATGAACCGCGTCGGCATGCTCGTCGATTGTTCGCATTCGGGGTACCGGACGACGATGGATGCAATGGAGGCATCGACCCAGGCGTGCATCTTTTCGCATTCCAATCCGCGTGCGCTCTACGATCACCCGCGCAACATCCGCGACGACCAGATCAAGGCCTGCGCCGCGACCGGGGGCGTGATCGGCGTCAACGGCGTGGGGCAATTCATCGGTGAGCCCGGCGGCGTAAAGGTCGACACGATCATCGCCATCATCGATTATATGGCGGATCTGGTCGGGCCGCAGCACATCGCGCTCGGGCTGGATTATATGACCCCCGGACACTGCGAGGCGCTCTATAATTTCTATAAGGGCAACGTCGCCAAGAAGATCGGCATGCCCGAACTGCCCTGGGCCTTCCTCAGCCCGGCAACCGTCCCGCTGATCCTCGATAAGCTGCTGGCGAAAGGGTATAGCGCCGAGGATCTGCGCGGTATCATGGGCGAGAATTTCCTACGCGTCGCGGGGGCGGTCTGGAAATGAATTCGATTTCTCCGTCGGGCGGGAGGACATTCTCCCGCAGATAGAGAATCCGTTGCAAATCAGCACGACAGGGGTAGAAGTCGCGACCGGGGCGAGGGAGTGACATATGCTCGTGATCGTTTCGCTATTGCTTTCGGCCATCATCGGCGCCGTGACCGACGATCTCGGCCTGCCGATCTGGCTGCTTTTCATCCTTGCCGCGGGAGCCGCCACATTTCTGTTCCTGAAAGGCGGCCAGGCCGAGCGGCTGACCAGCCTCAACCGCTCGCGTCGGCGCTGGCGCCGTGAAGCCGCGGGCTATATCCTGCTGAACTTCCTGTATCTTTCGCTGGCCGGTACCGCCGCCTATGTGCTGATTGCACGGAGCGGCGCCGTTTCATTCCACTGATCCGGGGCAATCGGCAAGGATTGGTGGTGGTGAGCCCTGCTGGGTTCGAACCAGCGACCTACTGATTAAAAGTCAGTTGCTCTACCGACTGAGCTAAGGGCCCCATCGCGGTGCGGGACAGGCCCGACGCGAAGTGAGCCGTCGCCCTAGTGCGCCGATGCGTTCGGGTCAACCGGCTTCGCCCGGTTCAATCGCGCCGCAAGCTGCCTGACGCTGCGTCCGGCAACCGGATGACGCCATTCGGGCGCGATCGTCATCAGCGGGCTCAGGACAAAGCCGCGCCGGGTCATCTCCGGATGCGGGACCGTCAGCACGGTGTCGCTCCACGCGCCACCCGACCAGAGCAATATGTCGAGATCGAGCGTTCGCGCGCTCCAGCGCTGTCCCGTCCGCCGTCCGAAACCGGCTTCGATCGCCTTTAGTCGCTCGAGCATTTCGGGCGGGTCGAGCGGCGATGCAACCAGCGCGACGGCATTGGCGTAGCGGCGGCGCGATGGTCCGAGCGGTGCGCTGGCGATGATCGGGCTGGCGTCGACCGGCTCGATATCGTCGCTCTCGAGCGCGGCCAGCGCCGCCATGAGGACGTGGCGCGGATCGCCGAAGCGGGCATGGCGGCGATTCGAGCCGAGACCGATCGCGTAGAGTTGCAGGGGCGTTGCGTCGCGCATGCGCCAGCGCCTATCGCAGCCCGGTGACGATTGATAGTCCCTTGCCGGGCACCGAGCCGCCGCGCGATTGCCCGCGCTGTGCGCGGCTGGTGGAACTGCGCCACGAATGCCGGGCCGAGCATCCCGATTGGTGGAACGCGCCCGTTTATGCGTTCGGTGATCCCGGTGCATGGCTGGCGCTCGCGGGGCTGGCGCCCGGCAAGCACGGCGCCAATCGCACCGGCCGGCCGTTCACCGGGGACTATGCAGGCGACCTTCTGTTCGCGACGCTCGCCGACTTCGGCCTCAGCAGGGGACGCTATGACAGCCGGATCGACGACGGCATGACGCTCGACGGTGCGATCATCGTCAACAGCGTCAAATGCCTGCCGCCGCAGAACAAGCCGACCCCGGCGGAAATCGCCAATTGCCGGCCCTTTTTCGAAACCCAGCTTGCAGCGTTGCCGAATGTGCGGGTGATCGTCGCACTGGGCCGGGTTGCCCATGATGCGGCATTGCGCGCCGTCGGCGGGAGGCTTGCCGCATTTCCCTTCGCGCATGGCGCAGTCCATGCGCTGCCCGACGGGCGGCATCTGGTCGATAGCTATCATTGTTCGCGTTACAACACGAACACCGGCCGCCTCACGTCCGAAATGTTCACCGATGTCTTCCGGACCGCTCTGGCGCTCCGCGATCAGACGAGCGGGCCGAACTCCTCGACCAGCCCGCGATAGAGGACGCGCTTGAACGGCACGATCAGTTTCTCGATCTCGTTCAGTTCGGCCCATTTCCAGGCACGGAATTCCTGATGTTTCGTGTGGATATTGACGTCGCCGTCCGCGCCCATGAAGCGCATCAGGAACCAGTGCTGGCGCTGGCCGCGATATTTCCCGCCCCACATTTTCCCGATCAGATGGTCGGGCAGGTCGTAAAAATATTCCTCGCGGCTGCGCGCGATGATCTCGACCAGCCCGCCGTGCACGCCGGTTTCCTCGCTGAGTTCGCGGATCGCCGCATCTTCGGGACTCTCGCCGTCGTCGATCCCGC encodes:
- a CDS encoding uracil-DNA glycosylase, whose protein sequence is MTIDSPLPGTEPPRDCPRCARLVELRHECRAEHPDWWNAPVYAFGDPGAWLALAGLAPGKHGANRTGRPFTGDYAGDLLFATLADFGLSRGRYDSRIDDGMTLDGAIIVNSVKCLPPQNKPTPAEIANCRPFFETQLAALPNVRVIVALGRVAHDAALRAVGGRLAAFPFAHGAVHALPDGRHLVDSYHCSRYNTNTGRLTSEMFTDVFRTALALRDQTSGPNSSTSPR
- a CDS encoding spinster family MFS transporter — encoded protein: MTGATTEFQPWNQFTEKQRWLFLIVLFLIAVASYADRQLLPVVLEHIRLEYGLSDRMLGALGGAPFALCYALSCIPFARAADHGNRKLWLIVAFMLWTVMTVLCGFATSLVFLFVARMGVGIGEGGAVPVSHALVADYFPPDARAKAFAVLSSAVTFGGTVALVAGGWLAHSHGWRMAFIVMGAASLPIAVLAALILREPPRLRDESLSGPRPAFRQEASALVKKPSFRFIITGFTIYSLFAYGPIIFIPAYLMRVMQLDVAVAGTTYGISSGIGTIIGSIIGGIVCDRLTRRDPRWLVWWPAGSYVIAMPVAWLAFGSQSLAGFLFWAGVLMALLFAALPAVFASVQHICGPTRRATASAIVMASINAIGLTLGPLATGWISDLLAPSFGIQSLRYALMIMAVVLAPAAILFAMASRKFLADSE
- the folK gene encoding 2-amino-4-hydroxy-6-hydroxymethyldihydropteridine diphosphokinase — its product is MRDATPLQLYAIGLGSNRRHARFGDPRHVLMAALAALESDDIEPVDASPIIASAPLGPSRRRYANAVALVASPLDPPEMLERLKAIEAGFGRRTGQRWSARTLDLDILLWSGGAWSDTVLTVPHPEMTRRGFVLSPLMTIAPEWRHPVAGRSVRQLAARLNRAKPVDPNASAH
- a CDS encoding dipeptidase — its product is MATADQTTIASLADIPQLAEAILCDMLFPSPPTDVEEELLARRQTGYSYTSLTLAQDNEAAPSQVYATLAKMRHSLSLHPDDFIVVDSVDDIREAKRTGKIGVGFHFQGSEAVGRDLANVGAYYKLGVRWMLMAYNFQNNVGTGCIEAQKNDGGLSAFGRDLVAEMNRVGMLVDCSHSGYRTTMDAMEASTQACIFSHSNPRALYDHPRNIRDDQIKACAATGGVIGVNGVGQFIGEPGGVKVDTIIAIIDYMADLVGPQHIALGLDYMTPGHCEALYNFYKGNVAKKIGMPELPWAFLSPATVPLILDKLLAKGYSAEDLRGIMGENFLRVAGAVWK
- a CDS encoding acyl-CoA synthetase, encoding MHPRHFARTAPDRPAVVMAAGGGATSYAAIEEVANRGARLFRSLGIGAGDTIAIWLKNCLEYYHIYWAAQRAGLYICPISTQLTAEEAAYILTDSGSRLLVTHADVPAAVAFVRDRASLAQGVEAIFDIGADLEGVPSWHAALAEQPAERIADETAGYHLVYSSGTTGRPKGIRLPLSGEAADAPHMLAERISGRYGVGEASVLLSPAPLYHTAPLVYGMAAHRLGATLVVMEHFDAEAVLRLIERHRVTFMQMVPTMFVRLLALPDDIRGRYDLSSLEKIVHAAAPCPVEIKRRMIEWLGPIVYEYYGGSEGNGSTFITPQEWLDRPGSVGRADWGTLHICDEEGGEVPAGNDGLVYFEGGWDFQYLNDPAKTRDARHPAHPGWSTLGDIGHVDDDGYLYLTDRKSFMIISGGVNIYPQEAENLLILHPEVADAAVIGVPHPEMGEAVKAVVQPKSWDDAGPELASRLIEYCRAHLSHLKCPRSVDFDPALPRHETGKLYKQEIRARHWPKA
- a CDS encoding RNA pyrophosphohydrolase; translation: MIDHSALPYRPCAGVMLANRDGRIFVGQRLDTTSEAWQMPQGGIDDGESPEDAAIRELSEETGVHGGLVEIIARSREEYFYDLPDHLIGKMWGGKYRGQRQHWFLMRFMGADGDVNIHTKHQEFRAWKWAELNEIEKLIVPFKRVLYRGLVEEFGPLV